One genomic segment of Paenibacillus sp. FSL H8-0332 includes these proteins:
- a CDS encoding beta-propeller fold lactonase family protein, translating to MHQPNEVLFYIGTYNSEEKEAILLGALDKETGEMRVMGGSQGILNPSYLAVNAAQTVLYAVSEQDEGAVHAYAIEPGSKALHPLGSRATGGGAPCYVSVAPQGDYIFVSNYTGGNVNVFPLNPDGSLQEMSSQVKHEGSGIRSDRQDAPHPHSVIPDKTGEHVLVCDLGLDQIVFYRVESGKLVTHREVELPPGSGPRHLAVHPSRQWIYLVNELSNTVTVFANDEPQGNLKLLQSISSLPEHYTAGSDDTAADIHVSPCGRYLYVSNRGHDSIALFHIDNATGLLEAEDWVISGGRTPRNFALIGGMLLAANQNSGNIASFRIDSETGRLIPTGNELEVPAPVCLVALD from the coding sequence ATGCACCAGCCTAATGAAGTGTTATTCTATATTGGAACGTACAACAGTGAGGAGAAAGAGGCCATCTTGCTCGGTGCGCTGGATAAGGAGACCGGAGAAATGAGGGTTATGGGCGGTAGCCAGGGGATCCTGAATCCTTCCTATCTGGCGGTTAATGCAGCGCAGACTGTATTATATGCAGTGAGCGAGCAGGATGAGGGTGCAGTTCATGCCTATGCCATTGAACCCGGCAGCAAAGCCTTACATCCGCTGGGCAGCAGAGCGACCGGGGGAGGTGCACCGTGTTATGTGTCCGTAGCTCCGCAGGGAGATTACATATTCGTATCGAACTATACGGGAGGCAACGTCAATGTGTTCCCGCTGAACCCGGACGGGTCCTTGCAGGAGATGTCTTCCCAGGTGAAGCATGAAGGCTCGGGAATCCGCAGTGACCGTCAGGATGCACCCCATCCTCATTCCGTGATTCCAGACAAGACGGGTGAACATGTGCTGGTCTGTGATCTCGGCCTCGACCAGATCGTGTTCTACCGTGTGGAGAGCGGGAAGCTGGTTACTCACCGGGAAGTAGAGCTTCCTCCAGGCTCAGGACCGCGCCATCTGGCGGTTCATCCTTCGCGGCAATGGATCTATCTGGTCAATGAACTGAGCAATACGGTCACCGTATTCGCCAATGATGAGCCTCAGGGTAATCTGAAGCTCCTGCAGAGCATCAGCAGTCTCCCGGAGCACTATACGGCCGGAAGTGATGATACGGCTGCCGATATCCATGTATCGCCATGCGGACGCTACCTCTACGTATCCAACCGTGGACATGACAGCATCGCCCTGTTCCACATCGATAATGCTACAGGTCTGCTGGAAGCGGAGGACTGGGTAATCTCCGGGGGACGCACACCGCGCAACTTCGCTCTGATCGGCGGCATGCTGCTCGCTGCTAACCAGAACAGCGGCAATATTGCCTCCTTCCGCATAGACAGTGAGACCGGC